The segment CGTACAGACCAAGTATCTGGACGAGCGCGTGAAGGCGTACGTGGCGCGCGACCCGAAACGGCTGGGCGGCTCGCTCGACTGGATTTGGGACGGAGCGAAGAGCGACCCCGACGCGCTCCTCACGGTCTTCCGCCACTTCGACAGCGCGGAAGTCGTGCGCGGCTTCGTCGGCGCCTGGCCGAAGACCGCCTGGGTGATCGACTACCCGATCTTCGAACGCATCTACTACGACCTGGTCGCGGGCTTCGACGTGTTCGGCAACATGACTCACCAGGTCTCGACTCGGCTGTACATGGATCACCTGCGCATGCAGTCGGAGAACACGTTCCTCGCGTTCCTGCCGCCCGACAAGCGCGAGCTGATCCGCGCGTCGTGGTACCGCGGAGCGACGAAACAGCTCGAATACTTTCTGGTCGATCGGCTGCGCACACAGCAGCTCGGCACGCAGGTGCGCTTCACTTCGCAGGACGTCGTCGGCGAGCTGCTCGCAGAGATCCTGGCCCGCGCCGGCGCGGCGGGCGGCCCGCCCGACGACTTGAACCGCTGCACAGGCGAGGCGTGCGCTCGACCCGGGGTCGAGCACTCATTGCGGCGGCTCGCCGGCGTGCGGGGCTCATGGGTCGCGCGGATGCCCGATCTCGCGCTCCTGCGTGTGCGCGGGCAAGGGCTCTACTCGCTCATCCACGACCAAGCGCACACGAACGTAGCCTTCATGTTCCGGGAGGACGAGCGGCGCGAGCCCGAGAACGACACGCTGACTCTCGCACGCGGCGTCTCGGGCAGCTACCCGAACTTCATCTTCGACGTGGCTCCCGGCGATCTCGACGCCTTCGTCGAGCTGATCCTCGCGGCCCGCGACGACGCCGGCATGGCGCGACTCGTCGAACGCTTCGGGGTGCGCCGCACGAGCCCGCGCTTCTGGTCGACGGTCGACGAAATCCAGGCCGAGTACGCGCGCACAGAGCCGACGGAAGCGTCGCTGCTCGACCTGGACCGCTACAAGAACCTCTGAGCGACGACCCGGCAGGGCCGCAGCGCGAGAAGAGCGACTGCAGCTGCCGCGACGAGGAACGCGGTCGATGGCTCGGGGACGACGGCAACGACCGGGCGCGGGCGCTGACCTCCTCGTCGAGGCCGGCGCCCGCGTCGCTATTTCGGGCAGACGCGTTGGCCGCGACCGCGGCACCGGGCTCGAGCTCGGGCTCCCGGAGCCCCGCCCTCGGCCACGGCCGGGCGCTGTCGGAGCGGGTGGACCGCGCGGGGTCAGTCACTATCCGAAGGAGTCGAGGCGATCACTTCTCTCTAACGGGCCGCCTCTTCGACCGTCGCGGCGTGCCCTTCGAGCAGCGGCATGCCCAACCGCTTCGCCTCGGCGCGGCTGTCGCGCGCGAGCTCGCGCGCCCGGGTGACATCCCCGGCGGTCGCGCGTGCCAGGAACGCTCGCGCCATCCAGTAGCGAGTGCGGGCAGCGAGGGCCGGCGCGCCGAAGGCGGCTTCGAGCACCAGCGCTGACTCGTAGTGCTCGATTGCCTCGTCCAGGCGACCCTGCACGGCCAGGACCTGTCCCAGCGCGCGGTCCGCGGCGCACTCGATCGTGCTCCCCGTGTATGCGACGAGGAGACACCCGCGATAGGGCGCTACGAGGTGCTCGATGGCGGTGGCGTGCTCGCGGGCGTCCAGCCACGCGCAGCACTCGGCGAGATGGCGGAGTGAGAGGAGATAGCTCCAGTCACGGATGACTCGTGAGAAGCCTCCCTCCACGAGTGAGTCGAGCGCGCGGCGCGCGGCGTCGAGTCGGCCGGCTTCGGCGCACGCGGTTGCGAGCACGGCGCGGTACGCCTGGAGGAAGCGCGGCGCCGTTGCGACGAAGCGCTCGAGGTCCGCGATCACCTGGCCGTGCCGGCCCTGCTCGAGCCGGGCCCCGACGACGATGGCGATGTAGAAGAGCTCGAAGCCCCCCATTCCCCTCGCAGCCTCGCGCGACTGGGCGCCCAGGCTCTTGGCGTCGTCGAAGCGGCCTTCCGCGAGCGCTACGGCCGCGTCCCAGGCGAACGCATACACCTTCATCGGGTGTGAGCGCGTCGCATCGGCCAGGCGCCGGAGCCGTTCCTTCGCAGCTTCGAAGCTCGATCGGCTCCCGCTCTGGAGCTCGATGGTGGCAGAGAAGCGGGCGGCAGCCGCGAGGAAGCGAAGGTCGCCCGTCGCCTCGGCCGCCCGGTAGAGCTCTTCGGAGTCTCGCCTCCGCTCGCCGAGGTCCGGCGAGCCGATGCGCAGGAAGCCCTTGGCTGACAGGGCGTGGATCAGCTCGATGGAGCCGCCCGTGAGCCGGGCGATCGCGAGTGCCTGCTCGGCCGACTCCTCGGCCTCGCCGGTCGAGGCGTCACGCATGCGGAGGAGCTGCGAGCGCCGCGCGAGAAGCCGGCTTCGCTCGGGTGTGGCGCGGGGGCCGAGCGCGGCGAGCGCAGCGTCGACGGGACCGATCTGGGTGAGCCAGTCATCGTCGGCCAGGCCGATGAAGCTGGTGCGCCCCAGCACCGCGAGGGCCTCGCGCTCGACCCATCCCTGGGCGCGCGCGATCTCGGTCGCCTCGCCGAACGCGGCTCGCACTGTCTTCTCATCGGCCAGGTAGAAGGACCCCTCGCCGACGCCCGTGAGTGCCTCGTAGCGGAGCTCGGGGGCAAGGATTCCGGCTTGATCGAGGATGGCGAGCGCACGGCGGTAGTGCGCGATTGCATCCTCGCGGGCGATCAAATTCGCCGCCCGCGCCCCCGCGCGGACCGACCAGGTGGCCGCCTTCAGAGGATCCCCCGCGAGCACGCCCTCCGCCGCGTGGTGCGCCAGAACTGCGATGTGCTCCTCGAGTCGACCCGCGAGCCGCTGCTCGAGCTCTTCGGCAATCCTCCAGTGCAGACGCACGCGGCGCGTGGTGCCGATCTCCTCGTAGAGGGTCTGACGGATCAGGGCATGAGTGAAAGCGAAGCGGCCCTTTGCGACCTCGGCGGTGATCTGCGACCGGCACGCCTCGTCGAGTGACTCGAGCGCGGCGGCGATCGGCAGGCCCTGCGCGGCGGCCAGCGTCGCAGCGTCGAACTCACGGCCGAGAACCGCGGCCACGCGCAGAGTCTCGTTCGCGGCTTCCGAGAGACGCGAGAGGCGCCGGCCAACCACCTCGCGGATGCCCTCGGGAATGCCGAGCTCAGTCAGGTTGCGGTCGCTCGCCCAGCGGCCGTTCTCCTGGAGCAGGGTGCCGGTCTCGACGAGATGGCGCAGCAGCTCCTCGACGAAGAACGGGTTTCCCTCGGTCTCGGAGTGCACCAGGCGCACGAAGGCCTCGGGCGCCTCGTGCTGCGCGCGCGCGGTGAGCAGCGCGCCAACCTCGCCTGCATCGAGCCCAGCCAGACGCACGCGCTCGACGCTCGGCTCGCGGCGCAAGTCTCCCAGCAACTCGGCCAGTGGATGCGTGCGCGCGAGATCGGTCTCGCGGTAGGTGCCGAGCACGAGAAGCGCCGCGGGCCGCGAGGAGCGCGCGAGATGGCGCAAGAGAAGGAGCGAGGGTTTGTCGGACCAGTGCAGATCGTCGAGCACGAGCACCACGGGTGACGCCTGCGACGCCGACGCGAGCAGCGCATCTACTGCCTCGAACAGGCGGAAGCGTTCCGCTCCGGGCTCATCCACCATCGGCATGGGGAGGTCCGGCAGGCGCCGCCCGATCTCGGGGACGATCCGCGCCGTGTCGATACCACAGGCCAGGAGCTGGGAGCGCAGCTCCTCGGGCTCCGAGGCTCGTGCATAGTGCGCGAGCGCCTCGGCGAAGGGCTGGTAGGGCGCGCCGAGCTCCTCGTCGCAGCGCCCGTAGAGAACGAGCGCACCCGTTTCGACGGCGTCTCGCGCAATCTCCGCGGCGAGACGGGTCTTTCCGATGCCTGGCTCGCCGGCCACGAGCCCGACGCGGCGCTCGCCGCCAGCCGCCGCGTGCAGCGCGCGGCCGAGTTGCTCGCGTTCGTCGGCCCGCCCGACGAATGGGCTGCGCGCGGCCTCGGCCAGGCCCGCGGGCAACGGCACCGTGCCCGGGCGCTCGGACTGCCAGAGAACCTCCACGCTCGCCACCGGCGCAGGCAGGCCCTTCAGCTCCAGGCTCCCGACCGATGAGAAGCGGTGCCCGCCCCGCCCTGCGCACAGCGCCTCGACCAGGGCGGACGCGAGAATCTGCCCACCCTTCGCTGCCGCGCACAGTCGGGCCGCCTCGACCACGACCAGGCCGTGGACGCCCTCGGCGTCCTCGGTCCCCTCGCCCACGGAGACACCGATGCGAACCGAGAACGCCGCCAGCGCGTCGCGGCGCTGGTTCGCGCGTGCCACGCGCAGCTGCATGGCGATGGCGCAGCCGACCGCGTCGCTCGCGCTGCCACAGACGACGAGCATTCCGTCGCCGAAGGCCTGGATCTCCCGGGCGTCGTGCAGGGCCAGCGCCTCGCGCAACACCGCAAGGTGTCGCTTTCGCCAAGCCTCTCCGTCCAGCGGCCCGAGGCGGGCCACGCTCTCCGTCGATCCGACCAGGTCGGTGTAGACGATCGCGACCAGGCGTGGGCCCGACATACAGACAGGATAGCTCCAGATTCCGAGTCACGGCGAGCGCCGCAGAGACCCAGCCGGGCGATCGCTCGATTCAGGTCGAGCGCTACCTGCCGCCGATCCCATAGAGCCCACGGTCTGGCGCGACCTAGCTGCCGTTCAACTCCGTGACGATGTCGTCGATCAAGGCGTCGATCGAGTCGACCAGCGCAGTGACGTCGGGCGCAGGATCGAACGTGACTCCCTTGCTCTCGGCCTTGGCGATCGCCTTGTTCGCGGCGCTCGTCGCCTTGGCGCGCGCGGTCGCGCGCAACTGATCGAGCGTCGCGGGGGAGGGCTTCTTCACGTTCTTCGACTCCGCCTTCACTATGGCCGCGCACATCGCCGCCGCGTCGCTGTACCAGGAGGAGCTCAGTAGCGCGTTCGGTGGAGTGATCGTGTCGACGACCGCGACGACCTCGTCGACGGCCGTATCGAAGTGAGTCACGAACGTCGCTCCGGGCTCCGTCGTCCCGCAGCTCAGGCCCTTCGCGGCGGCGGCCGCGGTCGCCTTGTCGAAGGCGGTGACGAACTTCGAGCTCGCCTTGTGCTCGCAGGTCTGGAGGCTGGCCGGATTCTTCGCAATCTGCGCCGGGGTCTGCTTCGCGCGCGCCGCGAGACACTTGAGCGTGCTCTGGCACAGCGCGGCCGCGCTCCCAAGCTGCGCCGTACGACACTTCACCGTCGGATCGGCAGGCGGAGGACCGGCGATTCCCGGGATCGCGAACGCCACCGCGCCGCCGGCGCCGGAGACTCCGGCGCTGCTGTCCGAGTACTGGTTCGGGTCCTGATCACCGAGGACGTTGTCGGCGCTCCCACTGCCGTTCGGAGCGAACAGGTGGATGACGATCAGGGCACCGTTGGGGTCGTTGCCGGTGACCAGGCCGAGCCCCGTGTTCGGATCGGCCGTGTCGACGGCACTGCGCGACATGTCCAAGTTGTCCTCGGGCGCCGTGGCCGGGCCGTGGAAGATGTCGATCTTGTTCACGGGGACCGTGTTGAACGCGGTCGGATCGGCTCCCTGTGCGGTCCAGGTACCGATCTGGATCTTCATCGCGGTGATGGCGCCGTGGTACTCCTTGGTGTGGGTGGCAACGTTGTCGAAGTAGGGTGGAGTCGACAGCTCGACGGCCCAGTCGATGCTGACGTCCGCGCCCTTGGTCACTCCCAAGCTCGCGAGCTTTGGTTGAGCGCTCCCTTGTACGAGGGTGACCTTGCCGGTGAGGTGGTAGCTCACCTCGACGGCACCCACGGGTGCGGCGAGCAGGAGGATCCCGACGGTACCGAGTGTCCGGGAGACGTTCGCGAAGGTCATCGTGCCACCCCGCCCCTAGTTCGCGGCGGCAGCCTCGGCAAAGAAACTGCGGTGCTCATCCACCGACTCTATCAGCGGCACGCGAGTCATATGAGACTCAGGTGCGCGAAGTCAGGAATAAGTCACGATCCGGTCAGGCTCGAAGGGCAGCGTACGGATCGGACGGCCGAGTCGTCCCGTCTGAGTCAGACCCTGCGCCGCCGACCGGTGTGGGCGCCGCGATTCTAGTGAGCGTGTTGCGATCCGCGTGGTGGAAGGGCTCGCTCTTTCCCGGCAGGACGCGTCCGTGACAAGCTTTTCGAGCGGCGAGCTGGCCAACCCGCCGTTGAACGGCAGCGTCGTTGGGTGGACACACGATGGTGGACCGGGTAGCGGTGGAAAAGGTAGTTGCGAAGCTTCTGAAGCCTGGCGGCTACAAGAAGAGCCGATCAACCTGGCACCGCGTGCTCCCCGAAACCGTTCTGGTAGTGAACATCCAGGGATCCGAGTGGGGGCCGAGTCTGTACATGAATCTGGGCGTCTACCTGCGTGGGCTTGGGGAGGAGACTTCTCCTCCGGAGTACAGGTGTCATCTCCGCACGCGGCTCGATCGGGTAGTCGAACATCCGAGCTCTCTCGCGGCCGCGCTCGAGCTCCACTCGGACATGCCGATCAGCGAGCGTGAGCGAATCGTCGCAGACGCGCTCATGCGTGGCCTCGCTTGGTTGGGTTCTCGCGAGACTGAAGCGAAGGCAAGGACTGCGCTGCTTGCCGAGAAGGCGCCCGCGGGGCTCGTGACGTCCATCGCGCGCAGGCATCTCGGCATCGATGGTGCCGGCTAGCTAGCCGCTGAACGGCAATGTCGTTGGACGGACCAATCATCGATCCCGTGGTAGCCAGTCTCGTGCGAAGCCACGTCGAGTCGTTCTTCGCGGGCCATCGAGTGGGGCGTCGTGAATTCAATCGTGGTCCCATCCATGAGGTTGCACCGGGCTTTCACGTTCTCGCAGTCAGTCCCGGGCCCAAGACCGCGCTGTGGAGCTTCATCTCGGTGGGCGCATTTGTGACCAAGGAACAGCGGCCGAAGATTGAGTTCCTGATCATCGCCCGAGAGGATCGCTCTGAATA is part of the Myxococcota bacterium genome and harbors:
- a CDS encoding DUF4304 domain-containing protein, with translation MVDRVAVEKVVAKLLKPGGYKKSRSTWHRVLPETVLVVNIQGSEWGPSLYMNLGVYLRGLGEETSPPEYRCHLRTRLDRVVEHPSSLAAALELHSDMPISERERIVADALMRGLAWLGSRETEAKARTALLAEKAPAGLVTSIARRHLGIDGAG
- a CDS encoding AAA family ATPase, coding for MSGPRLVAIVYTDLVGSTESVARLGPLDGEAWRKRHLAVLREALALHDAREIQAFGDGMLVVCGSASDAVGCAIAMQLRVARANQRRDALAAFSVRIGVSVGEGTEDAEGVHGLVVVEAARLCAAAKGGQILASALVEALCAGRGGHRFSSVGSLELKGLPAPVASVEVLWQSERPGTVPLPAGLAEAARSPFVGRADEREQLGRALHAAAGGERRVGLVAGEPGIGKTRLAAEIARDAVETGALVLYGRCDEELGAPYQPFAEALAHYARASEPEELRSQLLACGIDTARIVPEIGRRLPDLPMPMVDEPGAERFRLFEAVDALLASASQASPVVLVLDDLHWSDKPSLLLLRHLARSSRPAALLVLGTYRETDLARTHPLAELLGDLRREPSVERVRLAGLDAGEVGALLTARAQHEAPEAFVRLVHSETEGNPFFVEELLRHLVETGTLLQENGRWASDRNLTELGIPEGIREVVGRRLSRLSEAANETLRVAAVLGREFDAATLAAAQGLPIAAALESLDEACRSQITAEVAKGRFAFTHALIRQTLYEEIGTTRRVRLHWRIAEELEQRLAGRLEEHIAVLAHHAAEGVLAGDPLKAATWSVRAGARAANLIAREDAIAHYRRALAILDQAGILAPELRYEALTGVGEGSFYLADEKTVRAAFGEATEIARAQGWVEREALAVLGRTSFIGLADDDWLTQIGPVDAALAALGPRATPERSRLLARRSQLLRMRDASTGEAEESAEQALAIARLTGGSIELIHALSAKGFLRIGSPDLGERRRDSEELYRAAEATGDLRFLAAAARFSATIELQSGSRSSFEAAKERLRRLADATRSHPMKVYAFAWDAAVALAEGRFDDAKSLGAQSREAARGMGGFELFYIAIVVGARLEQGRHGQVIADLERFVATAPRFLQAYRAVLATACAEAGRLDAARRALDSLVEGGFSRVIRDWSYLLSLRHLAECCAWLDAREHATAIEHLVAPYRGCLLVAYTGSTIECAADRALGQVLAVQGRLDEAIEHYESALVLEAAFGAPALAARTRYWMARAFLARATAGDVTRARELARDSRAEAKRLGMPLLEGHAATVEEAAR